Part of the Armatimonadota bacterium genome is shown below.
CTGGGGCGGCGCGAACAGGCCCAGGATGAAGGCGTTGCCGGCTGTGTAGAGGCCTGCCGATGCGCGGAAGACGAACATGCTCCAGCCCATGCGCAGCGCGTCCCGGGTTGCCCGCCAGCCGGGCCACCGGATCGGCGCCTCGCGGCGGACCATAATCCATCCGCCCCCGAGGGCCAGGAAGCCCGCGGCCGCCTGCAGCAACAGCACCAGGGCCGCGTCCTTGGGCGCGCGCACCAGAACGAAGATGCCCGCGGTTGCCAGGACTCTTGTCCCGGTGTCGAGCAGCGCGGCCTGCCGCATCCGTTCCATCCCCATCAGGTACCATCCGAACGAGGAACCCTGAGCAACCCCCCAGAGATACGCGCCCCAGAGCAGCGCGGGATGCTCTCCCAGGACGGGCAGCCGCGCCTGCAAGACAAGCGGGATCGGGAGGATGAGCACCCCCAGCAGCGCCCGCGCGCCCAGCACCCCTGCTGCGAGATCCGCCAGCCGGGCACGGTCGCTCCTGGAGCGGGCGACCTCGCGCGTGGCCGACAGGTGGAAGCCGTACTCCACCACATGCGTGATGTAGATGCCCAGGGCCAGGGCCATCGCGAGGCGGCCCCAGCCGGCCGGGCCCAGCACGCGGGCAAGGTACGGAACGGTGATAAGCGGCAGCAGGTAGTTGGCCAGGTGGGCCCAGTACAGC
Proteins encoded:
- a CDS encoding flippase, which translates into the protein MLYWAHLANYLLPLITVPYLARVLGPAGWGRLAMALALGIYITHVVEYGFHLSATREVARSRSDRARLADLAAGVLGARALLGVLILPIPLVLQARLPVLGEHPALLWGAYLWGVAQGSSFGWYLMGMERMRQAALLDTGTRVLATAGIFVLVRAPKDAALVLLLQAAAGFLALGGGWIMVRREAPIRWPGWRATRDALRMGWSMFVFRASAGLYTAGNAFILGLFAPPQVVGYYAGAEKIGRAIVGLLGPAGQALYPRVSRLASHARTEALRMVRLGLAAMALGGVLLGIATFLGAPVLVRLLLGPGFEPAVAVLRVLALVPPLAAASNVLGIQWMLPLGLDRPFTRIVIWAGLLNLGLAVWLAPSLGERGMAWAVVAAEAFAAAGMWLYLRIRHLDPLQG